In Candidatus Buchananbacteria bacterium, the DNA window TAAAGAAATCAGTAGCATAATCACCGTTGTCAAACCAAAGCGTAAATACGTCCCGGTCCGAAAATTCACCTGTGCCAAAGCTCGCTTGCCAAATACTGTAGACGATCCCCAGGCAAACGCCGCACCAAGAGCAAACAGTGCTGCAACCAAAGTTTTATCGCCGGTATTAAAATTCGGCACCAGACCGTCAAACGTTATGAAATATGTGGCCACAATTGCCAGGCTCGCCCAACTAAAAAATTTCTTTGGCAGCTTTTCTTTTAAAACAATAGCGGCCAGCAACAAGGCAAACACCGGTTGTAACTTTTGAATTAAAACCACAACCGACAAATTGACAAAATTAACATAAAATAGCGCTTTCGTGATGCACATTGTTCCGATTACTCCACCAAAAAGCGCCACCCAGGCAAACGCTCCCCAGTCACTGCGTCGTAACTTTTTTACTTCAGCAAACTCCTTGATAAAAAACGGCAGCATAAACATAAACGCCAGCGCGTGCTCAACCAACACCACTAAAGGCACGGGTAAAGTGTATAGCGCCGGACGCAACACCACGCCGTCTAACGCCCAAAAAAATGCAGCAACAATAATAAACAGGGGTCCGTAATTAATAAATTGTTTCATAAATTTATTTATAGGCCAAAAAATTTCTTGGCCGCCGTTACATCTTTTTTAATCTGTCGCTTTAAAGCGGCAACAGTTGGATATTTTTCAATATCGCGAAATTTAAAAATAAGCTTTTTTTGAACCCGCGTGCCGTACAGATCATCACGCAAAGTCAGTAAATATGTCTCGCAAGTTTTGTTTCGCAGACTAAACGTTTTCACCGGGCCCAGGTGAGTTACTCCGGGATACACCTTACCATCAATATTAACTAAAGAAAAATAAATTCCCCATTGGTCTTTTTTCAAACCCCTGGGGACAGATACATTGATTGTTGGAAAACCGATCCTCTTGCCTCGGCGCTGTCCGGTTTTTACTTCTCCTGTAATCGTCAAAAACATTACTTAATTGTCGTAATTATTCCCAAACTGACCACAAGCATTTCAAACACTGCTGCTAACACTGACATTAAAAAGAAAGATAAAAAGGCAACTGCCAAAAACTCATTAGCGAAACCACCAACTAGACCGATCGCTGATGAAAACAAAATAATTAATGCCAAAATTGGTAGCACGGATATCAAAACTACTAATGAACCATTAACCACTTTTTTATCCTTAAAATGGCCGCTGAGTAGCTGGCCAAACCGAAACCAAACCAGGGCACTGCTGGCGGCAAAAATAAATAACGACAATAACGGCACAAATGCCACCGCTAAACCCTGCCAATCAAAAATTTTTATTAAAAGCGAAACTCCAAAAAATCCAAACAAAAAAATCAGAATCAGCGCTAAATTAAAGCCGAATAAAATCAAACCATTTTTCAATATTTCCTCAAGAGCCTTAACCTGTCTTTTCTTTTTAAAAATATTGATTGAAAACATAATTTTTTTGATTATTTCTAAATTGCTTAAAAAATTCCCAATCCGTACAACCCGAAGGTGGATTTTTGGCGTTACTCGGCCGTAGCCCTTCTTTACTAACAACGAATAAATGCCGGCCGCCAATCCAAAAATAAATAATCCCGGCAAAAACGGCAGAAACACTCCCATAATCCCAACAATCATCACTAAAAAAATCAAAATCAACAATACCGCTTCGACCATCAACGCGATAATCAAAGAAAAATGTCCCGACATTTTGTTGGCAATTTTTCTCATTTAAAAAACAAAATAAAAAAATCAAGCAAATCTATTATACCATTTTATGGCAAAAAAAGATAGATTTTATAAACAGGAGAAAATTAATCCAAAACGTAGGTTTCCGGAATCGGCTTGATAAAGTTTTGGGCCAAAGTATATGTATAAGCCCCCTGATTAGGAATCATGATAATATCACCCTCTTTAATTGCCTTGGCATAACAGTAATATCCGAACAGATCATACGGAGTGCACAATGAGCCGTACAAATGACACGACAACTCTTTGGTGTCCGGTCGGGTTAAATTAACAACCGGATAATAAAAATATTCAAATAATTCATATCCAACCATATTCACACCGCCGTCTAAAATTACTAGGTCTGAGCGTTTGACATCCATAACTTTCAAAATCAAATGCATTGATTTAGTGGAGATCGCCCGGCCGGGCTCGCAATAGTATTTTGGTTTAATAATAGGGTCTAGGTGCAACTTGATTGATTTGGCGATTGCCTGCGCATAACCGGCCAGCGGCACCGTTTCAGTCAAATAGTATTTGTCTTTAAAATCAGCCTGCCGGCCAAAATGTTCAGCGGCCGCCTTAATCACTTCCCCCTGCGACGTGGTCCAGGGAAAATACCCCTCAAGCTGGTAGGTTTCAAACCCGCCGCCAAAATCGATAAATTTTATTTGTGACCGATCTTCTTCACTAAGCAGTTTCAAATATTTAGCTATTTCTTTAATCAGGTTCTGATACGGCTCAACTCCCTTATTCCAACTCATATGACACTGAATGCCCTGCAGCTGGATTTCCGGATATTTTTTAGCTTCATTTAAAAACCGCTTTAGGTCGGTCAAAGGGATGCCAAACTTATTCCAGGTATTATGATATTTGGTGGCAATCCTAACCCCTGCTCGGATAGTCGTTTTTTCCTGGCGCAAACGCACTCCTAGCCGCCGTAATTCTGTAAAACTGTCCAGATTAATAATCAGCTTCTTTCGGTATTTAATCGCTAAATTAAGCTCACGATCAGTTTTTGCCGGACCGGTAAAAATAATTTTTTTAGCGCCATATTTGATGGCTAGCTCAAGTTCGCGGCCACTAGAAACGTCCAAGCCCAAAGCCTGTCTAACAACCTCTTTGAGTAAAAATGGATGGGGATTTGATTTAACCGCGTAAAAAATTTCTAGGCGCGGAATTTGTTTAGTGAAAACCGACTTAAACTTTTTAATATCGGCTCGAACCGACTGACGGTCAAAAAGATAAAAAGGGGTTTCGTGTTTTTTAGCCAGTTTCAAAATCGCTTGCCGCTTTTTAAGGCTGGTTTTTACCACCGGCGCCAAACTGCCGCGCTTTAATTTTAAGTGTTGATCCAAATACTTAGATACTACTTTTTTACTTACAGCATGATTTTTGGTGAGCATATATTTAGTAGGTGAAATGTTGTAATATCATCTTACCATATTTATTAAGTTGCCCATGATGATCGTATAATCGAAAATTGGAAATTACGGTACCCAGCACCACACCTTTAGCTAACACC includes these proteins:
- a CDS encoding DMT family transporter, translated to MKQFINYGPLFIIVAAFFWALDGVVLRPALYTLPVPLVVLVEHALAFMFMLPFFIKEFAEVKKLRRSDWGAFAWVALFGGVIGTMCITKALFYVNFVNLSVVVLIQKLQPVFALLLAAIVLKEKLPKKFFSWASLAIVATYFITFDGLVPNFNTGDKTLVAALFALGAAFAWGSSTVFGKRALAQVNFRTGTYLRFGLTTVIMLLISLATKDIFKLPAIAPQQWLTFFIIVFSSGGLAMFLYYYGLKRVTASVSTICELAFPLSAIILEFILRGRLLSVTQLVGAAVLLFAIYRVSLLPQPQQ
- a CDS encoding alanine racemase, whose amino-acid sequence is MLTKNHAVSKKVVSKYLDQHLKLKRGSLAPVVKTSLKKRQAILKLAKKHETPFYLFDRQSVRADIKKFKSVFTKQIPRLEIFYAVKSNPHPFLLKEVVRQALGLDVSSGRELELAIKYGAKKIIFTGPAKTDRELNLAIKYRKKLIINLDSFTELRRLGVRLRQEKTTIRAGVRIATKYHNTWNKFGIPLTDLKRFLNEAKKYPEIQLQGIQCHMSWNKGVEPYQNLIKEIAKYLKLLSEEDRSQIKFIDFGGGFETYQLEGYFPWTTSQGEVIKAAAEHFGRQADFKDKYYLTETVPLAGYAQAIAKSIKLHLDPIIKPKYYCEPGRAISTKSMHLILKVMDVKRSDLVILDGGVNMVGYELFEYFYYPVVNLTRPDTKELSCHLYGSLCTPYDLFGYYCYAKAIKEGDIIMIPNQGAYTYTLAQNFIKPIPETYVLD